From a single Pyxidicoccus xibeiensis genomic region:
- a CDS encoding Y-family DNA polymerase encodes MRRAYLHFTRFPVQRRVLESPELAGRPFVLVEDVRGQRRVACSSTTALKAGVRPGMTLTAATALEPVLRHFPYRPEDEARALTALGEALMTLAPGFQLSAPDGLWLDAGAAHLVGGEEGLASRALELCAQLGYRAHAVVASETFTSRALARYGARRVEVVPPGEGARALAPLPLAALEGGEGAAFSALGLTTLGEVAALPAGAVAARGGAAGARVHARCRGEDDTPFVAAVLEEVLEERVVLDFPADSFEPLRFALKTLTDRLGARLSGRRRAAVRLTFALKLDPTGQARVPLTLARPTSRAKLLLDLARHRLEELKLENPVAEVSARVDEHSEDRGQQLALGDAPEGDAALEVVLSRLVTTLGEESLFAAGLEAVHRPEAAHGARAFHPPEGKRGLVADGLEASARSEVAPGVGRERPSRLLVSPAWLDAEVAESGRLVAARLDGKRHRVTAVTGPERLGGEWWSETPYQRDYYRVHFEGLGPAWVFRDARDGRFYLQGLFD; translated from the coding sequence ATGCGCAGGGCCTATCTGCACTTCACGCGCTTCCCGGTACAGCGCAGGGTCCTCGAGTCCCCGGAGCTGGCGGGCCGGCCCTTCGTGCTGGTGGAGGACGTGCGCGGCCAGCGGCGGGTGGCGTGCTCCTCCACCACCGCGCTGAAGGCGGGGGTGCGCCCGGGGATGACGCTGACGGCGGCGACGGCGCTGGAGCCGGTGCTGCGGCACTTCCCCTACCGTCCCGAGGACGAGGCGCGCGCGCTGACGGCGCTGGGAGAGGCGCTGATGACGCTGGCGCCGGGCTTCCAGCTGTCCGCACCGGACGGGCTGTGGCTGGACGCGGGGGCGGCGCACCTGGTGGGGGGCGAGGAGGGGCTGGCCTCACGGGCGCTGGAGCTGTGCGCCCAGCTGGGCTACCGGGCGCACGCGGTGGTGGCCTCGGAGACCTTCACGTCGCGGGCGCTGGCGCGGTACGGGGCGCGCCGGGTGGAGGTGGTGCCGCCGGGCGAGGGCGCCCGCGCGCTGGCGCCGCTGCCCCTGGCGGCGCTGGAGGGCGGGGAGGGCGCGGCCTTCTCCGCGCTGGGGCTGACCACGCTGGGCGAGGTGGCGGCGCTGCCCGCGGGGGCGGTGGCGGCGCGGGGAGGCGCGGCCGGGGCGCGGGTGCACGCGCGCTGCCGGGGGGAGGACGACACGCCCTTCGTCGCGGCGGTGCTGGAGGAGGTGCTGGAGGAGCGGGTGGTGCTGGACTTCCCCGCGGACTCCTTCGAGCCCCTGCGCTTCGCGCTGAAGACGCTGACGGACCGGCTGGGGGCGCGGCTGTCCGGGCGGCGGCGGGCGGCGGTGCGGCTCACCTTCGCGCTGAAGCTGGACCCGACGGGGCAGGCGCGGGTGCCGCTGACGCTGGCGCGGCCCACGTCGCGCGCGAAGCTGCTGCTGGACCTGGCGCGGCACCGGCTGGAGGAGCTGAAGCTGGAGAACCCGGTGGCCGAGGTGTCCGCGCGGGTGGACGAGCACTCGGAGGACCGGGGCCAGCAGCTCGCGCTGGGAGACGCGCCGGAGGGGGACGCGGCGCTGGAGGTGGTGCTGTCGCGGCTGGTGACGACGCTGGGCGAGGAGTCGCTCTTCGCGGCGGGGCTGGAGGCCGTCCACCGGCCGGAGGCGGCGCACGGCGCGCGGGCGTTCCACCCGCCCGAGGGGAAACGGGGGCTGGTGGCGGACGGGCTGGAGGCGTCCGCCCGGAGCGAGGTGGCCCCCGGGGTGGGTCGGGAGCGGCCCTCGCGGCTCCTGGTGTCGCCGGCGTGGCTGGACGCGGAGGTGGCGGAGTCCGGGCGGCTCGTGGCGGCGCGGCTGGACGGCAAGCGGCACCGGGTGACGGCGGTGACGGGGCCGGAGCGGCTGGGCGGGGAGTGGTGGTCCGAGACGCCCTACCAGCGGGACTACTACCGGGTGCACTTCGAGGGGCTCGGCCCGGCCTGGGTGTTCCGGGACGCACGGGATGGCCGCTTCTATCTGCAGGGCCTGTTCGACTGA
- a CDS encoding FHA domain-containing protein, with product MVSVKQLRPFAGAPLDAFRAASGPVALILQPASLLQDSGSRPMGPRSTVAMAHRSRMEERLLAMLRDFDNLEVHFLQPTVDGSEFTVGRTDECDLVVPDPSVSQHHATLRWNATTGGFTVRDAESMNGTFINGAPLGYRAQVQLHDGDTLAFGDAQFLYLLAETVYEHLRRASPKPAP from the coding sequence ATGGTGTCCGTGAAACAGCTCCGCCCCTTCGCCGGGGCCCCGCTGGACGCGTTCCGGGCCGCGTCCGGGCCGGTGGCGCTCATCCTGCAGCCCGCGTCCCTCCTCCAGGACTCCGGCTCGCGGCCCATGGGCCCGCGCAGCACCGTCGCCATGGCGCACCGCTCGCGCATGGAGGAGCGGCTGCTGGCCATGCTCCGCGACTTCGACAACCTGGAGGTCCACTTCCTCCAGCCCACGGTGGACGGCTCGGAGTTCACCGTCGGCCGCACGGACGAGTGCGACCTCGTCGTCCCGGACCCGTCCGTCTCCCAGCACCACGCCACCCTGCGCTGGAATGCCACCACCGGTGGCTTCACCGTGCGCGACGCCGAGTCCATGAACGGCACCTTCATCAACGGCGCGCCGCTCGGCTACCGCGCCCAGGTGCAGCTCCACGACGGCGACACGCTGGCCTTCGGCGATGCCCAGTTCCTCTACCTGCTCGCAGAGACGGTCTACGAGCACCTGCGGCGGGCCAGTCCCAAGCCCGCGCCCTGA
- a CDS encoding NAD-dependent epimerase/dehydratase family protein, with amino-acid sequence MRVLVTGAAGFIGHHVSARLLARGDTVIAVDNLDPSGDVALKRARLARLRGLPGAEALGFHAVDVTDGPALRSVFERERPERVVHLAARVGVRATGKSAHGYLEANVTGFLHVLERACAQGVEHLVYASSSSVYGAGTPPPFHEGAAADQPLSFYAATKRADELMAHVYSHQHALPTSGLRFFTVYGPWGRPDMAPMLFLRALREGRPIDLYGEGRMRRDFTHVDDVAEAVLRVLDRPPAGTPPYRLLNVGRGEPVALRDFLAVLERHLGTRAVLNPLPAQPGEMEATWADPGALERETGFRARISVEEGLARLVAWALQQSTP; translated from the coding sequence ATGCGGGTCCTCGTCACGGGAGCGGCGGGCTTCATCGGCCACCACGTCAGCGCGCGGCTGCTGGCGCGGGGGGACACCGTCATCGCGGTGGACAACCTGGACCCGTCCGGGGACGTGGCGCTGAAGCGTGCGCGGCTGGCGCGGCTGCGGGGCCTGCCCGGGGCGGAGGCGCTCGGCTTCCACGCGGTGGACGTCACGGACGGGCCCGCGCTGCGGAGCGTCTTCGAGCGCGAGCGTCCGGAGCGGGTGGTGCACCTGGCGGCGCGCGTGGGCGTGCGGGCCACGGGGAAGTCCGCGCACGGCTACCTGGAGGCGAATGTCACGGGCTTCCTCCACGTCCTGGAGCGCGCCTGCGCCCAGGGGGTGGAGCACCTCGTCTACGCGTCCTCCAGCTCCGTGTACGGTGCGGGCACGCCGCCGCCGTTCCACGAGGGCGCGGCGGCGGACCAGCCGCTGAGCTTCTACGCGGCCACCAAGCGCGCGGACGAGCTGATGGCGCACGTGTACAGCCACCAGCACGCGCTGCCCACCAGCGGCCTGCGCTTCTTCACGGTGTATGGCCCGTGGGGCCGCCCGGACATGGCGCCCATGCTCTTCCTGCGGGCCCTGCGCGAAGGGCGTCCCATCGACCTGTACGGCGAGGGGCGGATGCGGCGCGACTTCACGCACGTGGACGACGTGGCGGAGGCGGTGCTGCGCGTGCTGGACCGGCCTCCCGCGGGGACGCCGCCTTACCGGCTCCTCAACGTGGGGCGCGGCGAGCCGGTGGCGCTGCGCGACTTCCTGGCCGTGCTGGAGCGGCACCTGGGCACGCGGGCGGTGCTGAACCCGCTGCCGGCCCAGCCCGGGGAGATGGAGGCCACGTGGGCGGACCCGGGCGCGCTGGAGCGCGAGACGGGCTTCCGGGCCCGCATCTCCGTGGAGGAGGGGCTGGCGCGGCTGGTGGCGTGGGCCCTCCAACAGTCCACGCCCTGA
- a CDS encoding ATP-binding cassette domain-containing protein: MPSVRAHRVSFAYSDAVPVLSEVEFHLPSGWTGLVGANGAGKSTLLRLLSGELTPTGGHLQLEPPSPSVRLCHQEVETLTPDITAFAESWDSLARRLHGQLGLDVTALERWPTLSPGERKRWQVGAALAAEPHVLLLDEPTNHLDAEARTWLVSALKRFRGIGVVVSHDRTLLETLTTATLRVHGGSARLWPGAWSTAKGHWEAEREAEVASYQESRAEQRRVAHLLDQARREQQAATANRQTRNRMKDKNDNDARSMGAKVVAGWAEGRAGQRVGVMRRELERATEAVGEFTADKTVGRSVFVGYVRSPNPWLFTLDVPELRAGDVALLGPVNLSVGREARVRIEGPNGAGKSTLVRALLEHARVPLERVLYLPQDVGAAEARATLDAVRELPPEERGRVLSLVAALGVDPERLLASEQPSPGEARKLLMARGLGQHAWALVLDEPTNHLDLPSIERLEAALREYPGALVLVTHDAAFARACTTEAWRVEHGQVTVTSG, translated from the coding sequence ATGCCTTCCGTCCGCGCGCATCGCGTGTCGTTTGCCTATTCCGACGCCGTCCCCGTCCTCTCCGAAGTCGAGTTCCACCTGCCCTCCGGCTGGACGGGCCTCGTCGGTGCCAATGGCGCCGGCAAGTCCACCCTCCTGCGCCTGCTGTCGGGAGAGCTGACGCCCACCGGGGGGCACCTCCAACTGGAGCCGCCCTCGCCCTCCGTCCGCCTCTGTCACCAGGAGGTGGAGACGCTGACGCCCGACATCACCGCCTTCGCCGAGTCGTGGGACTCGCTCGCGCGACGGCTGCACGGGCAGCTCGGGCTGGACGTCACCGCGCTGGAGCGCTGGCCCACGCTGTCCCCGGGTGAGCGCAAGCGGTGGCAGGTGGGCGCGGCCCTCGCCGCCGAGCCGCACGTGCTGCTGCTCGACGAGCCCACCAACCATCTGGACGCGGAGGCCCGCACGTGGCTCGTCTCCGCGCTGAAGCGCTTCCGGGGCATCGGCGTCGTGGTGTCGCATGACCGCACGCTGCTGGAGACGCTCACCACCGCCACGCTCCGCGTCCATGGCGGCAGCGCGCGGCTGTGGCCCGGGGCGTGGTCCACCGCGAAGGGCCACTGGGAGGCCGAGCGCGAGGCCGAGGTGGCCTCCTACCAGGAGTCCCGCGCCGAGCAGCGCCGCGTGGCGCACCTGCTCGACCAGGCCCGCCGCGAGCAGCAGGCCGCCACGGCCAACCGCCAGACGCGCAATCGCATGAAGGACAAGAACGACAACGATGCACGCTCCATGGGCGCGAAGGTCGTCGCCGGCTGGGCGGAGGGTCGCGCCGGCCAGCGCGTGGGGGTGATGCGCCGCGAGCTGGAGCGCGCCACCGAGGCCGTGGGCGAGTTCACCGCGGACAAGACGGTGGGCCGCTCCGTCTTCGTGGGCTACGTGCGCTCACCCAACCCGTGGCTCTTCACGCTGGACGTGCCGGAGCTGCGCGCGGGCGACGTGGCGCTGCTCGGCCCGGTGAACCTGTCCGTCGGCCGCGAGGCGCGCGTGCGCATCGAAGGCCCCAACGGCGCCGGGAAGAGCACCCTGGTGCGCGCGCTGCTGGAGCACGCCCGCGTGCCGCTGGAGCGCGTGCTGTACCTGCCCCAGGACGTCGGAGCCGCCGAGGCCCGCGCCACGCTGGACGCGGTACGTGAGCTGCCACCCGAGGAGCGGGGCCGCGTGCTGTCCCTGGTGGCCGCGCTCGGCGTGGACCCGGAGCGGCTGCTCGCGTCGGAGCAGCCCTCGCCGGGCGAGGCGCGCAAGCTGCTCATGGCCCGTGGCCTGGGGCAGCACGCCTGGGCACTGGTGCTGGACGAGCCCACCAACCACCTGGACCTTCCCTCCATCGAGAGACTGGAGGCGGCCCTGCGCGAGTACCCGGGCGCGCTGGTGCTCGTCACCCACGACGCCGCCTTCGCTCGCGCCTGCACCACCGAGGCGTGGCGCGTGGAGCACGGGCAGGTGACGGTGACGTCGGGGTGA
- a CDS encoding SPFH domain-containing protein yields the protein MDFVTVLFVIAAVVVGFALITGIRIVPQAKVMVVERLGKFHSVATSGLNILIPFLDSPRPIEMRTGNRFMRSNLVDLREQVMGFETVQVITHDNVNMEVGSVIYYQIVDPAKALYQVENLALAIEQLTMTNLRNIMGGLTLDQTLTSRETVNTKLRMVLDEATEKWGVKVTRVELREIEPPQAIKDAMAKQMTAERERRAEVTKAEGDKAAAILQAEGEKISRILRAEAERDAEVARAEGHKRAVMLEAEGKAEATRLVFEAIHTGRATPEVLALRYMETLQELGKGDNKMFIPYEATAALGAVAALKDVFNEAGSKQKAPAPAARPPAPSAAALSAQAIARSAVVPEPATLAGVPAIPPRRPRLPSDAQED from the coding sequence ATGGACTTCGTGACCGTTCTGTTCGTCATCGCGGCCGTGGTGGTGGGCTTCGCCCTCATCACCGGCATCCGCATCGTTCCCCAGGCCAAGGTCATGGTGGTGGAGCGGCTGGGCAAGTTCCACAGCGTGGCCACCAGCGGCCTCAACATCCTCATCCCGTTCCTCGACAGCCCCCGCCCCATCGAGATGCGCACGGGCAACCGCTTCATGCGCAGCAACCTGGTGGACCTGCGCGAGCAGGTCATGGGCTTCGAGACCGTCCAGGTCATCACCCATGACAACGTCAACATGGAGGTCGGCTCCGTCATCTACTACCAGATCGTCGACCCCGCGAAGGCGCTCTACCAGGTGGAGAACCTGGCCCTGGCCATCGAGCAGCTCACGATGACGAACCTGCGCAACATCATGGGCGGGCTGACGCTGGACCAGACGCTCACCAGCCGCGAGACGGTCAACACCAAGCTGCGCATGGTGCTCGACGAGGCCACCGAGAAGTGGGGCGTGAAGGTGACGCGCGTGGAGCTGCGCGAAATCGAGCCGCCCCAGGCCATCAAGGACGCCATGGCCAAGCAGATGACCGCCGAGCGCGAGCGCCGCGCCGAAGTCACCAAGGCCGAGGGCGACAAGGCCGCCGCCATCCTCCAGGCCGAGGGAGAGAAGATCTCCCGCATCCTCCGCGCCGAGGCCGAGCGCGACGCCGAGGTCGCTCGCGCCGAGGGCCACAAGCGCGCCGTCATGCTGGAGGCCGAGGGCAAGGCCGAAGCCACCCGCCTCGTCTTCGAGGCCATCCACACCGGCCGCGCCACCCCCGAGGTGCTCGCCCTGCGCTACATGGAGACCCTCCAGGAGCTGGGCAAGGGCGACAACAAGATGTTCATCCCCTACGAGGCCACCGCCGCCCTGGGCGCCGTCGCCGCGCTGAAGGATGTCTTCAACGAGGCCGGCTCGAAGCAGAAGGCCCCCGCCCCCGCCGCGCGGCCCCCGGCGCCCTCCGCCGCCGCGCTGAGCGCCCAGGCCATTGCGCGCAGCGCCGTCGTCCCCGAGCCCGCCACCCTCGCCGGCGTGCCCGCCATCCCCCCGCGCCGCCCCCGCCTGCCCTCCGACGCGCAGGAGGACTGA
- a CDS encoding NfeD family protein: MDLTPTAWQLWIVAALVCGALEIKLSGFVVMWFAVGALAASLAAALGLGINFQLFVFTAVSAALFGASRTIFKNVFMRTASHLKTGVEAMLGQEAVVVEALHDAHGGTVRINGELWTARSLSGGVVEGERVTVEQVEGLKLWVRRPSAALSVPERELKKERG, encoded by the coding sequence ATGGACCTCACTCCCACTGCCTGGCAACTCTGGATTGTGGCGGCACTGGTCTGCGGTGCCCTGGAAATCAAGCTCTCGGGCTTCGTGGTGATGTGGTTCGCCGTGGGAGCGCTGGCCGCCTCGCTCGCCGCCGCCCTGGGCCTGGGCATCAACTTCCAGCTCTTCGTCTTCACCGCCGTCTCCGCTGCCCTGTTCGGCGCCTCGCGCACCATCTTCAAAAACGTTTTCATGCGCACCGCCTCGCATTTGAAGACAGGCGTCGAGGCCATGCTCGGCCAGGAGGCCGTGGTGGTGGAGGCGCTCCATGACGCCCACGGAGGCACCGTGCGCATCAACGGAGAGCTGTGGACGGCACGCTCCCTGTCGGGCGGCGTGGTCGAGGGCGAGCGCGTCACCGTGGAGCAGGTGGAAGGTCTCAAGCTGTGGGTACGCCGCCCATCCGCGGCATTGTCGGTTCCCGAGCGGGAGCTGAAGAAGGAGAGGGGCTGA
- a CDS encoding alpha/beta fold hydrolase yields MPFLSIRGAQLYYEDSGGPGEPVVFSHGLLWDSHLFSRQVEALKGRYRCISYDHRGQGRSEAPEDGRPIDLRTVYEDAVAFIQALRLAPCHFVGLSMGGFVGLRVAARHPELLSSLVLLDTSAGAELPSNLPRFRLLAAVTHWLGLRPVVDHIMHIYFGPTFMNDPSRRAERLALRQQLMSNPRAVWRAMDGVINRRSVEGELHRIPTPTLILVGEEDAVTLPEMADRLHERIAGSRLLRLPHGGHMSNLEQPEAVNAAISTFLDEVSGQQLQAV; encoded by the coding sequence ATGCCGTTCCTGTCCATTCGTGGCGCGCAGCTCTACTACGAGGACTCTGGTGGGCCTGGAGAGCCGGTGGTCTTCAGCCATGGGCTCCTGTGGGACTCGCACCTGTTCTCGCGGCAGGTGGAGGCGCTGAAGGGCCGCTACCGGTGCATCAGCTATGACCACCGTGGGCAGGGCCGCAGCGAGGCGCCGGAGGACGGCAGGCCCATTGACTTACGCACGGTGTACGAGGACGCGGTGGCCTTCATCCAGGCGCTGCGGCTGGCACCGTGTCACTTCGTGGGGCTGTCGATGGGAGGCTTCGTGGGGCTGCGCGTGGCAGCGCGGCATCCGGAGCTGCTGAGCTCGCTGGTGCTGCTGGACACGTCGGCGGGAGCTGAGCTGCCGAGCAACCTGCCGCGCTTCCGCCTGCTGGCGGCGGTGACGCACTGGCTGGGGCTGCGGCCGGTGGTGGACCACATCATGCACATCTACTTCGGGCCCACCTTCATGAACGACCCGTCGCGGCGCGCGGAGCGGCTCGCCCTGCGCCAGCAGCTGATGAGCAACCCGCGGGCGGTGTGGCGGGCGATGGACGGCGTCATCAACCGGCGCAGCGTGGAGGGTGAGCTGCACCGCATCCCCACGCCGACGCTGATCCTCGTGGGTGAAGAGGACGCGGTGACGCTGCCGGAGATGGCGGACCGGCTGCATGAGCGAATCGCGGGCTCGCGGCTGCTGCGGCTGCCGCACGGCGGACACATGAGCAACCTGGAGCAGCCGGAGGCGGTGAACGCAGCCATCTCCACGTTCCTGGACGAGGTCTCCGGGCAGCAGCTCCAGGCGGTGTGA
- a CDS encoding alpha/beta fold hydrolase: MRFVLVHGSWHDERCWKAVRTFLECEGHEVHTLTLPGNGERAKPSVTMAETARAVAELIHARELRDVVLVGHSFGGAVVQLAALKLAERLKRLVFYNAYVIENGRSVFSYVPASVAGAFQSLASPDGTLTLPFAFFRDHLMNDADLETARAAYALTSPEPLARSAESLDLTGFAELPVPRSYLYAFGDNVFPAAEFTWHPGMSQRLGAFRLVTIPGGHELMFSDPEALGRGLVVAGRD; this comes from the coding sequence ATGCGGTTCGTCCTGGTTCACGGTTCCTGGCACGACGAGCGTTGCTGGAAGGCGGTCCGCACCTTCCTCGAATGTGAAGGGCACGAGGTGCACACGCTGACGCTGCCGGGGAACGGCGAGCGGGCGAAGCCCTCGGTCACCATGGCGGAGACGGCGCGGGCCGTGGCGGAGCTCATCCATGCACGGGAGCTGCGGGACGTCGTCCTGGTGGGGCACAGCTTCGGTGGGGCGGTGGTGCAGCTCGCCGCGCTGAAGTTGGCGGAGCGGCTCAAGCGACTGGTGTTCTACAACGCGTATGTGATTGAGAATGGCCGGTCGGTGTTTTCGTACGTGCCCGCGTCGGTGGCAGGGGCCTTCCAGTCGCTCGCGTCGCCGGATGGGACGCTGACCCTTCCGTTTGCGTTCTTCCGGGACCACCTGATGAACGACGCGGACCTGGAGACGGCGCGGGCCGCGTACGCGCTCACATCACCCGAGCCGCTCGCGAGGAGCGCGGAGTCGCTCGACCTCACGGGGTTCGCGGAGCTGCCGGTGCCGCGCTCGTATCTGTATGCCTTTGGCGACAACGTGTTCCCGGCGGCGGAGTTCACCTGGCACCCCGGCATGTCACAGCGGCTCGGCGCCTTCCGGCTGGTGACGATTCCCGGCGGGCACGAGCTGATGTTCTCCGACCCGGAGGCACTGGGGCGGGGGCTCGTCGTCGCTGGCAGGGACTGA
- a CDS encoding error-prone DNA polymerase: MDYAELVCRSNFSFLRGASHPEELVATAARLGLRSLALTDSDGLYGVVKAHLAAKEHGLKLILGAELTLEDGPPVVVYAADAGGYANLCALVSQSRMTHPKGEAGLPWRALADRSAGLLALLPEPAPFERVASLAEAFPERFHVGLCRTLSAGDAAREAQAELLARELGVPLVVHNDVHTHHRRRQPLQDVLVSIRHGMTVDKAGTRLLPNAERTLKGPYEMARLFADRPEALERTAELASRCHASLDDLHYRFPEEDLPPGRTADQHLRALTYEGLAVRYPGGVPPEVVKQIEHELKLIAALDFAGYFLALWDIVGFARKRGILCQGRGSAANSAVCYALQITAIDPVRMGLLFERFLSMERKEPPDIDVDFEHERREEVLQYVYEKHGRQRAGMVCEVICYRGRLSLRETGKALGLSLDQVDKLSKVAASNGFQVTPEVLLEAGLSAFDSRVQKTLSLAMELEGFPRHLSIHVGGFVITREPLTELVPVENAAMPGRTVIQWEKDDINSIGLLKVDLLALGMLTALSKCFALIREHHGRELCLATIPAEDPKVYDMLCEADSVGVFQIESRAQMNMLPRLRPRTFYDLVVEIALIRPGPIVGNMVHPFLRRRHGIEKVEYPSEAVKEILGKTLGVPLFQEQAMKLAMVAAGFTAGEADGLRRVLSHKRAESMLLQYRGRFVEGCIARGYARGQAEEWFDNFRGFAHYGFPESHSASFALIAYASSWLKCHYPAAFTAALLNSQPMGFYAPHTLVADAQRHGVEVRPVDVQCSRWDCTLEDGGKALRLGLRMVKGLGDSAGRRVESAKGEGGFRDVGDLARRARIPRHELTRLALAGALAGLCGSRRKALWELQALGPLDSDDLFFGMSMDGTEVELPSMSVLERVVADYDTVGLSLEKHPLELLRPTLKKLGAVTAEGLKKVPSGRKVAVGGMLICRQRPPTAKGICFISLEDETGIANLVVPPDVYEQCRKQIHGALFLVGEGVLERSGKVTNLKTRSVTSLSQ; encoded by the coding sequence GTGGACTACGCCGAGCTGGTCTGTCGCTCCAACTTCTCGTTCCTTCGCGGGGCCTCGCACCCGGAAGAGCTGGTGGCCACGGCCGCGAGGCTCGGGCTGCGCTCGCTGGCGCTGACGGACTCGGACGGGCTCTACGGGGTGGTGAAGGCGCACCTGGCGGCGAAGGAGCACGGCCTGAAGCTGATCCTCGGGGCCGAGCTGACGCTGGAGGACGGCCCTCCGGTCGTGGTGTACGCGGCGGACGCGGGCGGGTACGCGAACCTGTGTGCGCTGGTGTCGCAGAGCCGGATGACGCACCCGAAAGGGGAGGCGGGGCTCCCGTGGCGGGCGCTGGCGGACCGCTCGGCCGGGCTGCTGGCCTTGTTACCGGAGCCGGCACCTTTCGAGCGGGTGGCCTCGCTGGCGGAGGCCTTCCCGGAGCGCTTCCACGTGGGGCTGTGCCGGACGCTGTCGGCGGGGGACGCGGCCCGGGAGGCCCAGGCGGAGCTGCTGGCGCGGGAGCTGGGCGTGCCGCTGGTGGTGCACAACGACGTGCACACGCACCACCGCCGGCGGCAGCCGCTGCAGGACGTGCTGGTGTCCATCCGCCACGGGATGACGGTGGACAAGGCGGGGACGCGGCTGCTGCCCAACGCGGAGCGGACGCTGAAGGGGCCGTACGAGATGGCGCGGCTCTTCGCGGACCGGCCAGAGGCGCTGGAGCGGACGGCGGAGCTGGCCTCGCGCTGTCATGCCTCGCTGGATGACCTGCACTACCGCTTCCCCGAGGAGGACCTGCCCCCGGGACGCACGGCGGACCAGCACCTGCGAGCGCTGACGTACGAGGGGCTCGCGGTGCGCTATCCAGGAGGCGTGCCGCCGGAGGTGGTGAAGCAGATCGAGCACGAGCTGAAGCTCATCGCCGCGCTGGACTTCGCGGGGTACTTCCTGGCGCTGTGGGACATCGTGGGGTTCGCGAGGAAGCGGGGCATTCTCTGCCAGGGGCGGGGGAGCGCGGCGAACTCGGCGGTCTGCTACGCGCTGCAGATCACGGCCATCGACCCGGTGCGGATGGGGCTCCTGTTCGAGCGATTCCTGAGCATGGAGCGCAAGGAGCCGCCGGACATCGACGTGGACTTCGAGCACGAGCGGCGCGAGGAGGTGCTGCAGTACGTCTACGAGAAGCACGGGCGGCAGCGGGCGGGGATGGTGTGCGAGGTCATCTGCTACCGGGGGCGGCTGTCGCTGCGCGAGACGGGCAAGGCGCTGGGGCTGTCGCTGGACCAGGTGGACAAGCTGTCGAAGGTGGCGGCGTCGAACGGCTTCCAGGTGACACCGGAGGTGCTGCTGGAGGCGGGGCTGTCTGCCTTTGACAGCCGGGTACAGAAGACGCTGTCGCTGGCGATGGAGCTGGAAGGCTTTCCGAGACACCTGTCCATCCACGTGGGTGGGTTCGTGATTACGCGCGAGCCGCTGACGGAGCTGGTGCCGGTGGAGAACGCGGCGATGCCGGGCCGCACGGTCATCCAGTGGGAGAAGGATGACATCAACTCGATTGGCCTGCTGAAGGTGGACCTGCTGGCGCTGGGGATGCTGACGGCGCTGTCGAAGTGCTTCGCGCTGATTCGCGAGCACCATGGGCGGGAGCTGTGCCTGGCGACGATTCCGGCGGAGGACCCGAAGGTCTACGACATGCTGTGCGAGGCGGACTCGGTGGGGGTGTTTCAAATCGAGAGCCGGGCGCAGATGAACATGCTGCCGAGGCTGCGGCCGAGGACGTTCTACGACCTGGTGGTGGAGATTGCGCTCATCCGTCCGGGACCGATTGTCGGGAACATGGTGCATCCGTTCCTGCGGAGGCGGCACGGCATCGAGAAGGTGGAGTACCCGAGCGAGGCGGTGAAGGAGATCCTTGGGAAGACGCTGGGGGTGCCGCTCTTCCAGGAGCAGGCGATGAAGCTGGCGATGGTGGCGGCGGGCTTCACGGCGGGAGAGGCGGACGGGCTGCGGCGGGTGCTGAGCCACAAGCGGGCGGAGTCGATGCTGTTGCAGTACCGGGGCCGCTTCGTGGAGGGCTGCATCGCGCGCGGCTATGCGCGGGGGCAGGCGGAGGAGTGGTTCGACAACTTCCGGGGGTTCGCGCACTACGGGTTCCCGGAGAGCCACTCGGCGAGCTTCGCGTTGATTGCGTATGCGTCGAGCTGGCTGAAGTGCCACTACCCGGCGGCCTTCACGGCGGCGCTGCTGAACTCGCAGCCGATGGGCTTCTACGCGCCGCACACGCTGGTGGCGGACGCACAGCGGCACGGGGTGGAGGTGCGGCCGGTGGACGTGCAGTGTTCGCGGTGGGACTGCACGCTGGAGGACGGCGGGAAGGCGCTGCGTCTGGGGCTGCGGATGGTGAAGGGGCTGGGAGACTCCGCGGGGCGCCGGGTGGAGTCGGCGAAGGGGGAGGGTGGCTTCCGAGATGTGGGGGACCTGGCACGGCGGGCGCGGATTCCCAGGCATGAGCTGACGCGGCTGGCGCTGGCGGGAGCGCTGGCGGGACTGTGCGGCTCACGGCGCAAGGCGCTGTGGGAACTGCAGGCGCTGGGGCCGCTGGACTCGGATGACCTGTTCTTCGGGATGTCGATGGACGGCACGGAGGTGGAGTTGCCGTCGATGAGCGTGCTGGAGCGGGTGGTGGCGGACTACGACACGGTGGGACTGTCGCTGGAGAAGCATCCACTGGAGCTGCTGCGGCCGACGCTGAAGAAGCTGGGCGCGGTGACGGCGGAGGGACTGAAGAAGGTGCCGTCGGGGCGAAAGGTGGCGGTGGGAGGGATGCTCATCTGCCGGCAGCGGCCGCCGACGGCGAAGGGCATCTGCTTCATCTCGCTGGAGGACGAGACGGGCATCGCGAACCTGGTGGTGCCGCCGGACGTGTACGAGCAGTGCCGGAAGCAGATCCACGGCGCGCTGTTCCTGGTGGGGGAGGGCGTGCTGGAGCGCTCGGGGAAGGTAACCAATCTGAAGACGCGGAGCGTGACGTCCCTGAGTCAGTGA